One Chloroflexota bacterium DNA window includes the following coding sequences:
- a CDS encoding DUF1786 domain-containing protein — translation MRILTIDVGTGTQDILLYDSEREIENSIKLVMPSPTAVVARQIRAATELGTPLLLDGVTMGGGPSHWAARDHALAGHAVYATPDAARTFDDDLDAVRSMGITVVSEDEAAGLRGVERVTLRDLWVDAVRTALRAFGADDRFDRLAVAVFDHGAAPPGYSDRTFRFEYLAERVRQSADLTVFAFPHDRIPASLTRLAAVAASIGHEMPLLVMDTAPAAVLGALEDPAVSARRDAIVANVGNFHCLAFRLEGGQVAGLFEHHTGELTQPELEAYLDKLIAGTITNQEVFDDMGHGALMFQPPAALPDPFVAITGPRRGLLRGSRHRPYLAVPHGDMMLAGCFGLLRAYAANDAEVRAAVEAQLGPRPEGVARPG, via the coding sequence ATGCGTATCCTCACCATCGACGTTGGCACCGGCACGCAGGATATCCTGCTCTACGATTCTGAGCGGGAGATCGAGAACAGCATCAAGCTGGTGATGCCCTCGCCGACGGCCGTCGTCGCCCGGCAGATCCGGGCGGCGACCGAGCTGGGGACGCCCCTGCTGCTCGACGGCGTCACGATGGGCGGCGGCCCGAGCCACTGGGCCGCCCGCGACCACGCCCTGGCCGGCCACGCCGTCTACGCCACGCCAGACGCCGCCCGCACCTTCGACGACGACCTGGACGCGGTGCGGAGCATGGGCATCACCGTCGTCTCGGAGGACGAGGCGGCCGGGCTGCGCGGCGTCGAGCGGGTCACCCTGCGCGATCTGTGGGTCGATGCCGTGCGGACGGCGCTGCGGGCGTTCGGCGCAGACGACCGGTTTGACCGGCTGGCTGTCGCCGTCTTCGATCACGGCGCGGCCCCGCCCGGCTACAGCGACCGCACCTTTCGCTTCGAGTACCTGGCCGAGCGGGTGCGCCAATCGGCTGACCTGACGGTCTTTGCGTTTCCCCACGACCGCATCCCCGCCAGCCTGACGCGACTGGCAGCGGTGGCCGCGAGCATCGGCCATGAGATGCCGCTGCTGGTGATGGACACGGCTCCGGCGGCGGTCCTCGGGGCGTTGGAAGACCCGGCCGTCTCGGCGCGGCGGGACGCGATCGTCGCCAATGTCGGCAACTTCCACTGTCTGGCGTTCCGGCTGGAGGGGGGCCAGGTTGCCGGCCTCTTCGAGCACCACACCGGCGAGCTGACGCAGCCGGAGCTGGAAGCGTACCTGGACAAGCTCATCGCCGGCACCATCACGAACCAGGAAGTCTTCGACGACATGGGCCACGGCGCGCTGATGTTCCAGCCGCCGGCCGCGCTGCCAGACCCGTTCGTCGCGATCACCGGGCCGAGGCGCGGGCTGCTGCGTGGCTCGCGGCACCGTCCATACCTGGCGGTGCCGCACGGCGACATGATGCTGGCCGGCTGCTTCGGGCTGCTGCGGGCCTACGCCGCCAACGATGCGGAGGTCCGGGCGGCCGTTGAGGCCCAACTGGGGCCACGGCCGGAGGGCGTTGCCCGGCCCGGGTGA